The proteins below are encoded in one region of Apium graveolens cultivar Ventura chromosome 4, ASM990537v1, whole genome shotgun sequence:
- the LOC141719669 gene encoding uncharacterized protein LOC141719669: MTREEILKEVKDKHFYYPPKPMQIPPESRPYNRQCDYHETHGHKTENCLSLKYFIEDQMKKGNMNKYLVRDNRGEVHKKGKNVVNVVLGGSYSPPRSPDFGEEVLSIQSLPDLVISFSSKDYEGVNPHHNAALVVTLDIFDNKVRRMPIDNGSSINILFKHTVDRM, encoded by the coding sequence ATGACCCGGGAGGAAATCTTGAAAGAGGTAAAAGACAAGCATTTCTATTATCCTCCGAAACCAATGCAAATTCCTCcggagagcaggccttacaacagACAGTGTGATTACCACGAGACCCATGGCCACAAGACTGAGAACtgcttatcactcaagtacttcattgaggACCAAATGAAGAAAGGAAATATGAACAAGTACTTAGTCCGGGACAACAGGGGGGAAGTGCATAAGAAAGGAAAAAATGTAGTCAATGTGGTCCTAGGTGGATCCTACTCCCCACCCCGGAGCCCGGACTTCGGCGAAGAAGTGCTATCAATCCAATCACTCCCAGACCTGGTGATATCCTTTAGCAGCAAGGACTACGAAGGAGTCAACCCTCATCACAATGCAGCTTTAGTTGTCACTCTGGACATCTTTGATAATAAAGTAAGAAGAATGCCCATAGATAATGGCTCCTCGataaatattctcttcaagcacacagtggaTAGAATGTAG
- the LOC141721024 gene encoding putative galacturonosyltransferase 10, producing the protein MRRRGQDFRRPVRRRFSIVFWLTLCGLVVLLFIVVLSRESQPSSRSILPQRTYTQEKIVDGLNITEEMLSADSVTRQLGDQIALAKGFVVIAKESNNLQFSWELSAQIRISQFLLSNAALRRNPLTISEAETAVRDMALLLYQAQQELHYDSATMIMRLKAKIQGLEEQLSSVSEKSSKYGQIVAEEVPKSLYCLGVRLSTEWFRYSNMQRKIIEKRQLATKLTDNNMYHFCVFSDNILATSVVVNSTALNSENPDMIVFHLVTDEVNYAAMKAWFTINSFKGVTVDVQKIEEFSWLNASYVPVLKQLQDSDTRSYYFSGNNDGGKTPIKFRNPKYLSMMNHLRFYIPEVYPSLNKVVFLDDDVVVQKDLSPLFTIDLNGNVNGAVETCMETFHRYHKYLNYSHPLIRSHFDPDACGWAFGMNVFDLVEWRKRNVTGIYHYWQEKNIDRTLWKLGTLPPGLLTFYGLTEPLNPTWHVLGLGYTNVDPQLIENGAVLHFNGNLKPWLKIGMEKYKPIWDKYINYSHSLLQQCNVH; encoded by the exons atgaGGAGAAGGGGACAGGATTTCCGGCGGCCAGTTCGCCGGAGATTCTCGATAGTGTTCTGGTTAACATTGTGTGGACTAGTTGTTTTACTCTTCATTGTTGTTTTAAGCCGTGAGAGCCAGCCTTCATCTAGATCCATTTTACCTCAG AGAACTTACACTCAGGAAAAAATCGTAGACGGTCTCAATATTACTGAGGAAATGCTGAGTGCTGATTCAGTTACAAGGCAACTTGGTGATCAGATTGCGCTTGCAAAGGGCTTTGTTGTAATTGCCAAAGAAAGCAACAACCTTCAATTTTCCTGGGAATTAAGTGCCCAGATCCGTATTTCACAGTTCCTCCTTTCAAATGCTGCTTTAAGACGGAATCCTTTGACAATTAGTGAAGCAGAAACTGCTGTCCGTGATATGGCACTTCTGCTTTACCAAGCACAGCAAGAGCTGCACTATGATAGTGCAACCATGATCATGAGACTGAAAGCCAAAATACAGGGCCTTGAAGAACAATTGAGTTCTGTGAGTGAGAAGAGCTCCAAATATGGACAAATAGTGGCCGAAGAAGTGCCAAAGAGCTTGTATTGCCTCGGAGTTCGGTTGTCAACTGAATGGTTCAGATACTCAAATATGCAGAGAAAAATTATAGAAAAACGGCAATTAGCAACGAAATTGACTGATAACAATATGTATCATTTTTGTGTTTTTTCTGACAACATTCTGGCAACATCAGTTGTGGTAAATTCAACTGCTTTGAATTCCGAAAATCCCGACATGATTGTGTTCCACCTTGTGACAGATGAAGTTAATTATGCTGCAATGAAAGCCTGGTTCACAATAAACAGTTTCAAAGGAGTTACTGTAGATGTACAAAAGATTGAGGAGTTTAGCTGGTTAAATGCTTCTTATGTGCCTGTTCTTAAACAACTCCAAGACTCTGACACTAGGAGCTACTATTTTTCTGGCAACAATGATGGAGGTAAAACTCCAATAAAGTTCAGGAACCCAAAATATCTATCCATGATGAACCATCTCAGGTTTTATATCCCAGAGGTTTATCCTTCACTGAACAAAGTGGTGTTTTTAGATGATGATGTTGTGGTTCAAAAGGATCTATCGCCTTTGTTCACCATAGATCTAAATGGCAATGTAAATGGTGCTGTGGAAACATGCATGGAAACATTTCATAGATACCACAAGTACTTGAACTATTCTCATCCACTTATACGATCACATTTTGATCCGGATGCATGTGGATGGGCATTTGGAATGAATGTTTTTGATTTGGTTGAGTGGAGGAAAAGGAATGTGACTGGCATTTACCACTATTGGCAGGAGAAGAATATAGACCGAACCTTGTGGAAACTTGGTACATTGCCTCCTGGACTGTTGACTTTTTACGGGTTGACAGAGCCATTAAATCCTACATGGCATGTGTTGGGTCTAGGCTACACAAATGTCGATCCTCAGCTGATTGAGAACGGTGCTGTATTGCATTTTAATGGGAATTTAAAGCCTTGGTTGAAGATCGGAATGGAGAAGTACAAGCCTATCTGGGACAAATACATTAACTATAGCCATTCACTATTGCAGCAGTGCAATGTTCATTAA
- the LOC141717155 gene encoding syntaxin-124-like: protein MNDLFSPSIKRFTDSTQPGPVVDMEAGSGASNGDLDKFFEDVEKVKEDMNAVGIIYKRLQESNEESKTVHNAKTMKQLRSKMDADVANVLKRVKVIKGKLEALDRSNVASRKIPGCGPGSSADRTRTSVVSGLGKKLKTMMDEFQSLRTRMNEEYKETVGRRYFTITGKHADDDMIEDLISSGEGENFLQKAIQEQGRGQIMDTISEIQERHDAVKDIEKNLVELHQIFLDMAALVEAQGQQLNDIESHVAHASSFVKRGTDNLVEAREYQKNSRKWTCYAIILAIILIIVVLYPVWSPALINAIHKKTSNSKP from the coding sequence ATGAATGATTTATTTTCACCATCGATAAAAAGATTCACAGACTCCACGCAACCAGGCCCTGTTGTTGACATGGAGGCTGGTTCAGGAGCGAGTAATGGTGATCTCGATAAATTCTTTGAAGATGTGGAGAAAGTAAAAGAAGACATGAACGCTGTGGGAATAATCTACAAAAGATTGCAAGAATCTAATGAAGAGAGCAAAACAGTTCATAATGCCAAGACTATGAAACAACTTAGGTCTAAAATGGATGCAGATGTTGCAAATGTTCTCAAACGTGTCAAAGTCATAAAAGGGAAGCTTGAAGCGCTTGATCGGTCCAATGTAGCTAGTCGAAAGATTCCAGGGTGTGGTCCCGGTTCTTCAGCTGATCGGACCCGAACATCTGTCGTGAGTGGACTAGGGAAGAAACTCAAAACAATGATGGATGAGTTTCAAAGCCTAAGGACTAGAATGAACGAAGAGTACAAAGAAACAGTTGGGAGAAGGTATTTTACTATAACAGGGAAACATGCTGATGACGATATGATAGAGGACCTGATTTCAAGCGGAGAAGGCGAGAATTTTCTTCAAAAAGCAATTCAAGAACAAGGGCGCGGACAAATAATGGACACCATTTCAGAAATTCAAGAACGACACGATGCAGTGAAGGATATCGAAAAGAATTTAGTGGAACTTCATCAGATATTCTTAGACATGGCAGCACTAGTTGAAGCACAAGGCCAACAACTGAATGATATTGAGTCGCATGTGGCGCATGCAAGTTCGTTTGTTAAACGAGGGACAGACAACCTAGTGGAGGCTCGAGAGTATCAGAAAAACTCGAGGAAGTGGACATGTTATGCAATTATTCTGGCAATTATTCTGATTATAGTCGTTCTGTACCCTGTTTGGTCACCCGCACTGATTAATGCTATACATAAGAAGACATCTAACTCTAAGCCTTAA